The DNA window GGGTGGTGTCCTGCGCGGCGGCCAGGCCAGTCAGCGCAAACGCGGTCAGCATGAGAATCTTCTTCATAACGTCGGTCATCTTAGGCCGTACCCTGGCAGGCGTCCACGCCCCTCCCCACCTAATCAACGTTGCGTAAAGGCAATGTAAAGGAGCTTACCTTCAGATGAGGATCCCCCTGTTTTCTACCCCTGGCAAATCAACGGCCCTGACCCTGGCCCTTCTGTGTGCTGGCGCGGCCTTTCCGGTGGCCCTGGCCCAGACCGGCGCCGTTCCGGCCGCTTCCGCCGCCACCCTCGCCCCACAGTTCAAGGCCCCCAAAATCGACTGGAGCCGGGAGCTGCGCGTGATCTCGGGCGTCTCGGTGGCGCCGGGCGGGGATCTGGTGTTTATCGGCAGCGACGCCCGCATCCACCGCACCGACGCCGAGGGCAACGAGCGCTGGAACTACGCGGCGGGCGACCTGGGCCGCGCGTACCCGGTCCTGACCCCGCAGGGCGGCGTGATCGCGGCCAGCTACGACGATTCGGTGTACGCGCTGGACCCGGCGGGCAAACTGCTGTGGAAAGTCCGGCTGGACGGCGACATCTTCGCCACGCCCGCCCTGCGTCCCGATGGCAGCGTGATTGTCGCCACGGCGGGCGGCACCGTTCACGCCCTGAGCACCGAGGGCAAGACGCTGTGGACCGTCAAGGCCGGAGCGCCGGTGTTCAGCAGCCCGGCCATCGCGCGGGACGGCACCATCTACCTGGGTACCCAGGGCAGTCAGCTGCTTGCGCTGACTCCGGAGGGCAAGCTCAAGTGGAGTTTCCGCGCCGGATCGCTGGTGTTCAGCAGCCCGGCCATCGACGCGGCGGGCAACGTTTACTTCGGGTCCAGTGACCGCAAGCTGTACTCGCTGGACCCGGCAGGCGCCCTGCGCTGGACCCGGCAGACCGGACTGTTCGTGAACGCCAGTCCCATCGTGACCAGCACGGGGCTGGTGGTGGTGGGCAGCTACGACGGCCGGGTCTACGCGGTGGGTTCAGACGGCAAGGACGCCTGGACCTACGCGGCAGGAGCGCCCATCACTGCCCCCGCCGCCGAACTCAGCGACGGCACGGTGGTGGTGCCCGATCTGAGCGGCACGCTGCACGCCATCGGCACCGCCGGTCAGCCGCTGTGGCAACTGGGGACGGGCAAGAAGATGGACCTGGGCGTCAGCGTCAGCGACGCGGGCACGCTGTACTTCGTCACCGAGGGCGGCCGGCTGAATGCCCTGAAGGGCCAGCGCCCGCTGGCGGTGGGACCGTGGACCACCTTCCACGCCCTGCCCAGCGCGGTGGGCCGCGCGCCCAGTCCACAGGAGCTGACGGCGGCCACGCAGGCCCGTCAGCGGGCAGCGGGGGCGGTGCTGACTGCCCTGACGCCGCTGGCCCCGGTGGCCACGGCGCCGGCTGCTGCGCCCACGCCGACAGTCCCCACGCCAGCAGTGCCGGCGCCCACCGCCCCCACTGCCCAGGTGCCCGCCGGCAAGCCAGCACCCGCGCAATCCACCCCGCCGCAGCCCACGCTCCCGCAACCCGTGCCGGTGCTGACGCCGCAGCAGCAGGCGATCGTGGC is part of the Deinococcus radiopugnans ATCC 19172 genome and encodes:
- a CDS encoding PQQ-binding-like beta-propeller repeat protein, with protein sequence MRIPLFSTPGKSTALTLALLCAGAAFPVALAQTGAVPAASAATLAPQFKAPKIDWSRELRVISGVSVAPGGDLVFIGSDARIHRTDAEGNERWNYAAGDLGRAYPVLTPQGGVIAASYDDSVYALDPAGKLLWKVRLDGDIFATPALRPDGSVIVATAGGTVHALSTEGKTLWTVKAGAPVFSSPAIARDGTIYLGTQGSQLLALTPEGKLKWSFRAGSLVFSSPAIDAAGNVYFGSSDRKLYSLDPAGALRWTRQTGLFVNASPIVTSTGLVVVGSYDGRVYAVGSDGKDAWTYAAGAPITAPAAELSDGTVVVPDLSGTLHAIGTAGQPLWQLGTGKKMDLGVSVSDAGTLYFVTEGGRLNALKGQRPLAVGPWTTFHALPSAVGRAPSPQELTAATQARQRAAGAVLTALTPLAPVATAPAAAPTPTVPTPAVPAPTAPTAQVPAGKPAPAQSTPPQPTLPQPVPVLTPQQQAIVAAGVARASNGQIYLPLSASAGALGLAVSSVTPRTANLLVDGTLLPVTVKVFNNVPFVPLAALAALPGTAARLDLTPAPAVTLTRAEQDITFPIRVVQLVPLRGQPEFPGVLRK